GTGGTAGTAGCCGCGGCTGCCTTCGCCCGCGGTGAGCACGATCGGCACCGGGCCGCGGCGGAGTGCGTCGAGGTCCGGCAGGTAGCGGTAGAAGCCGACGAGTTCGCGGTCGAACAGCAGGCGCCACTCGTGTTCGTGCGGCAGGCGCACGGTTTTCAGCGGGGGCAGCCCGGCGCCCGCGATGGAGCCCAGGAACCCCTGGAACGCCGCGAAGACGTCGCCGTCCGCGCTGAGGGCGGCTTGCTCCTCGGCGAACTCGAGCCACTCGTGGGCGTCCGGCAGCAGACCGACGGCGGGCGGCTCGTGGACGACCAGCCCGCTGACGACGTCCGGGTGCCGGACGGCGAGCTCCAGCCCGATCTGACCGCCTGCGCTGCTGCCGAACACGAGAGCCTTGCTGTAGCCGAAGTGCTCGACGACGGCGCGCGCGTCGTCAGCGTGCCGCGCGACGGTCAGTGGACCCTGCGTGGAGTCCGTGCTGCCGAAGTGCCCGCGCCGGTCGTACCCGAGAACGGTGAAGCGGGTCGCGAGCTGCTCGGCGAGGGCCCGGTAGGAGGCGGCCGCCCCGGTTCCCCCGGGCACCAGCAGCAGCGCCGGGCCGGCCCCGCTCCGCTC
The window above is part of the Amycolatopsis thermoflava N1165 genome. Proteins encoded here:
- a CDS encoding alpha/beta fold hydrolase gives rise to the protein MISESGACPVPDGELHVERSGAGPALLLVPGGTGAAASYRALAEQLATRFTVLGYDRRGHFGSTDSTQGPLTVARHADDARAVVEHFGYSKALVFGSSAGGQIGLELAVRHPDVVSGLVVHEPPAVGLLPDAHEWLEFAEEQAALSADGDVFAAFQGFLGSIAGAGLPPLKTVRLPHEHEWRLLFDRELVGFYRYLPDLDALRRGPVPIVLTAGEGSRGYYHYRPARALALELGLPFVELPGAHLAPQRNAKAFAEALNTVLADLVL